ATTAAGTAGCTAAACAGTCGATGGCACCAAAACATACTATCATTAGCAACTCCCGTCCCCTTCCAGTGTACAATTTACCAAAAATTACCGAATTCCACAAACTTTTCCCTCATAAAAAGAGTGAGCTTGGACTTAAATGTTAAGATGCTAAACCTAGCCAAAGATCTAACTGCGCACCACTAGTACAAAGAATCTATCTATCTCTGTAAGCGACTCACTTGTGCCATGGCCGGTGGCGCAGTGAGCCCAAGCTCCGAGAGCGTGGGGATGTCGCCAGGGTCAAGCACATTCTTCATGGGCACGCACTTGATCTCCTCGGGCGCCTCGAGCACCTTCCTGACCTCCAACCCCTTCACGGCCTCCCTGAACCCGCCATAGTTGGACGGCATGTCCTCGAGCCGGAAGGGCAGGTCTTCGACGTGGTACAGCGTGCTGCCCCAGAAGTACTTGACATCGACGCCCTCCTTCTCCGCAGCCTTGCGCACACTCTCCTCGGCGCGGCAGTCGTCCCGCGACACCTCCCCGTGCGCGTACACGGCCTCCGCGCCCGCCGCCCGCGCGAGCTCGGGGATCACCACCTCGGGCCTCCCCACCCGAATCACCAGGTCCCCGCCGCGCGCGCGGAGGCTCCGGCGCAGGTCAGCGACGGAGTCCAGTAGGAAGTTGGCGCGGTACGGGCCGGTGCGATCGAACCCCGAGGGGGACTTACCGAAGTCCCGCGGGTCGAAGACGAAGacggggaggagggaggaggaggccccaGCGGCGGCGTGGAGCGGCTCGTGGTCGTGGAGGCGGAGGTCGGCGCGGAACCAGACGAGCGTGCGGCGGCGACCGGCGGCAGCGGGCGCGCCGGAGGGGAAGGAGTGGGAGAGGCCCGGAGTAGAGGCCGGGAGCGGGGAGAGGACCGAGGAGGCGGCCGAGTTGAGGCGGGTggagcggcgggaggaggacggtgccgcggcggaggaggggtGAAGGCAGACGGCGAGCGTAGAGATTTGGGTGGGGAGGTGGAtggtggaggcgacggcggggacggcCGGGACGCGGACGGAGAGGGAGAGCGAGAAGGAAGCAAAGGGGAGGAGGTTAGGATCGTCGCGCTGCTGGGCGCCAGCGCCGGCGTCGCAGTCGGAGGCGGCAGCCATGGTTGGTGAGATGCGGGAGCCGGGGGAAGCGGAGATTTGGTGTGGATGAGGAATTAGAGGTGAGAATAAAGGTGTTGGAGAATTTTGGACCCCCACTAACCATTTGGGTTTTACCAGAAACCAGATTGGAGCTTTTTTTGGTCACCAACCCCTTCTTGCCAAAGCCCAGACGTTGGCTTTTTCAAGAGCAGAAATATATACCTGAAAAAAGGGTAGAAGTATAACGTAAATCCTGCAATTTTTGTATCAGcctaagagatttttatctgaAAAGAGAACCAAAAAATTCTTTAGTAATACTTAAACAAGTCCAACTTGTTTGTTCAAAGTTTGGTTGGATTGCTGGTTAAGGGATCCTTTTGCCTGCTTGTACATTTTCCAAATCCAAGGCCAACCAGATGGCTTGATTGCACGTAAATCAACCAATTTTACTGCCGTCTCGAAAATGGGGCTTAATTTAAAAATAGTGGCATTTCTCAACCAATTGTCATTCGCCCCAGTTTCCAATACACCCATAAGTAACTGGAAAATAGCATCACTGGCTACAAATTAGAATGATCTGTTGCAAAACAATAGGAAACTAAGATACAAATACTCTCTGCTAAAATTTCTCTGTTTTGGTGCAGGAACTGCTTGGTGCACGTCATTGATAAACCGGTGACATGACAACAAACGGACCTCAAAATTCCTCCCTTGCCTTGGGTCAAGCTGAAGCTGGAACTCGTTTTCAGTATTTCACTATGAGAAAAATCATTATACACACTTCCCGGTTTGTTGTTTGAAACTCAATGTGGCAACAAATTTCAGCTGAGCTATCTTTGATACGTCCTCACTTCCAACCACATGAAACGGAAACAATTATATTGTTGAAGCAATGGTCTTATCGCTTTATCTTGTGTGACCTTGCCCCCTTTGCTTGTCTTGCAGAGGTTTTCTTTGCATTTGGATTCGGAGCTGATCTCTGAATGATCCTTTTCGGTTCATCAGGCTTCTCATGGGGATCAACCTCCTCATATTGTATTGGCTTAATGATAACACCAGGCTTCTTAACGATCTGAAACAACAGTAAATACAAGCAAATCTTAAGCAACAACTTTATAAATGAATGACAGGGTATTGATAAAAATGAAACAAGAAAATTAGGTCTTGAGGCCAGAAGGCATCGTACAAGCTTTTATAAGTTTAAATGTTTTACTGTTGTGTTTGGTTTGCGTGTCAACATGTTCAAAATTTGACCATCAACATCTCTTTGGATATTTCCATTCAACTTTTGAAAAAGGTATAGCTAGATTTATCTTGAATAGtagtttcataatattacaaaatcGTTATATTATAGTTTATGCTAGAAATTAGTGGTCAAAATAGTGTGTTGTTGACCGTGTTGATGTCCAAAACGGTACTCTTCTGTGACTGGAGGTAGTAAGAATTTATTGTCATGGTAAAATCTTGATCATTAGATGTTGCTACTTACCATTATCTGTTAACAATTTTGATGTTTGCCatacaagaaaaaaaagtaaatgGATAATGGATGACATAAACAAACATCCAGGTTGCACATGTGTACCTGATGCGATTTCACTGTACATGCATTATAATGCAAATCAGACAAGGCGAGATCAGTAGAGCTTTCAAAGTGGATTATTGAATCACTTATTTGATTTCAGATGTCATCAATTCTATATACTcgtttaatattttttagcagTTACATGCAATCAGCTAGATGCACTCACCGCAGGTCGATTGAGAGCGGAAACAGATATCGCTGGGTTAAAATCAGGTCCAATAGGCATACGGATGCTCTGCTCGTACACATCCTTCGAAGTGTAAGGGAAAGGCAAATTCCTTACTAAAAGCTTTTCAGCCTGCAAATGGCAAAGTAGTCAAAATCATTGCTTGTTAAAGCATGTTTACATTTCTACAAAATTACAGAAACATCTTGGTTATAAGCATCCAAGCAGAATTATAATGAAACGACAAAGGTATGCACAGTACAAAACAACAGAAATAAAATTGCACTAAATATGTGGTACATAACAAATCAATTAGATCTTTACCTTCTTATCTACATGTTCAGAAATAATAACGTGCTTTAGCTTTGagtccttcctcctcttcaagGCTTCTTCTCTATTCCTTTTAGCAATCTCATGTTCTTTCACCATCCATGAAGGaagtccttttttcttttggatgTCTGTCCACTGGCCCCAACCAGGAACAAGAGCAGGTTTTTCAGGTTCAGGATTCTCTTCATTTAAAACTTCCATTTTGTCCTTCTCAAACTCAGCTTCAACATCATCGCCAGCAAAAGCCTGACGTATGAGATCAGCTTGCGGTGGAAGTTCATAAGTTTCCTTTGTATCAGAGATGGTCAAGAAGCCCTCAACCATCTCTTCCTCCAATTCTGAATCAGAATTGTGATCCTGTTGCTACTCAAAAACAAAgtgcaaaacaaaataaatgaaGTAATCAACTGGATCTACGAATAGGAACCACAGACCATAGTTAAAACAAACCTTAGGGTTTCGATCTACAATAGAAGGGACCTGCGATTTGGATTTATTGGTAATGCCGTTGATATTGCTATTGTCATTTCCTTTGCTACTCTTGACCTGGTGAAAGCAAGATTCCAAGAGCTTAAAGCAAAGTATGACAAGGAAACAAACAGCTACCAATACAAGGTAATAGCATTAGTACCTTCTTCCATGAATTGTCAGCGAACATTCCAACTTCAAATGTTGTTTTAGGGCCTGGATTTTCGGTAATATCATTGAAGCTCTACATAATGATAATGCAATGACTATACATCAGCTTTTTGTAATATAAAGCACATGATATAATAACTTAAAGGTACAAACATCTTACTACAAACAGATCATTCTGTGGTTCATCGTCCAGTAGTGCAGTTCCAAGTTGGATGTCATCTTGCTTCTTAATTACTTCATTGTTGCCCAAGTGTTGGGCAGAGTCAGaatcatactcactatcactgTGGTTGTCAGTGTCTTCTAATTTTGGCCTCTTATTAACCTCTTCGTGTGTATTTTTGACAGGACCAAAAGTTCTTTTACCTGTCACCTTTATTGAATCTTCATTCTGTTCAGTGTTATCGTCCTCCAACTTCCTCAAGGATTCATCGTATTCTTCAAGAGCTTGACGTGCTTCCTCATATGTCGCTTCCTCATGCTTTTTCATAGCACGCTCCTGTCGATAAACAGCGAAATGAGATGATGGTGGTGGTACAATCACAGCAATACTAGCAAAAATGCTTTTGCTAAACAAAAGCATAAAAGGTATGAGTAATGAAAGTGCACCATGAAAGGCAACGAAAAAACTCCAGATTTCGGTatctcatcatcttcttcgAGAACTTTAAGAATCTTTGCTTTCCCTTTGTTTAAAAGCTTTGCTTCTGATTCGTTCCCGTCTTCATCGTCATCTGAACTTTCCTCGCTACTACTAGAATCATCTTTCATGGAATTCATTTTTCTAGTCAGAAGAGTATTTTGTTGGAGTTGTGCTGTAATAGCAGCTCGAGTGCCTTCATCTTGAACAGACAATCCACGCTTCAAGATTCGCTTTGCCCACTTTGATGTGTTCTTGTGCTTCAGTGTCATCCTTTCCTATGAATAGTTTTGGGATAAATTAGCAATGTTATTAGGGAGACATTGGAGGGAATTATCATAAAATTGAGAAAAAGAAATGCACAAAGATTTACCTCTGCACGTTTAAATTCTTGTTTCCTAGCATAATCTTTGACAGCTTCAGGATCTGCATCCAAATCTGCTGATGCTGCCTTCAGTTTGTCCTTCTTCAACATCCGGTGATATGTCCTGGACTTGATCTTCTTCACACGTTTTGCTTTCATCTCATGACGAAATAGAAGGCTGCGCATTTTAGCAAGGCGATTTTGGCGTTCTCTCACATCTTCAACATCAATCTACGCAAGTTCATTAAGTTATTTATCAAAGAATCAGTAAAAATGTTCGGTGAGCAAAAATAATTAGCAGTCCACACTGTTATAGCACCTAGTTAAGTTCAATTGAACTGATGAAGTGCAATGAGATCATATACCTTGTTAAGTTCCAGGATTTTGGCACCATCGTTCTTGTGTGCTTCCATCATTTCTCTGCTGTACACAATCTCAGCCATCGCCTTTTCAAACTTAGTCCTTGGCTTAAAGTCGCTAGCAATTGCCCCAACAGTGTTCACACCCAAGTTGACATCATTTTCGAAGTATAGTGTAGGAGCTTGTCGGTTCCTCGTTACTAACCCCTCCCACCTGGTGACCTCCGCACTGGATAGCTTGTATGTCACCTTACGGTCTAGCTTATCCCTCTCCACTTTTGGAAGTGGGGCCGGCACGACCATTTGTTTTTTCTCTTGCTGCTGCAGCCTCTTACGGATCTTGCTATACCCAGACTTACCTTGGATATTATCCAAGAGGTCATTAATTGTGACAGGTCCATCTCCATATCCAGGCTGCACAGGCAGCTCCAGTGactgtttcttcttcttatttccTATTTGACCAAAATATCTCAGATTTAGAACCACGAAGGATATGAACTAGATGAATTTTGACCATGAGCTTGAGAGCTTCCCGAAAAGGATCGTAATTTTCTTTTGGAGCGATACTTCTTCAGAGATTTAGCTACAGTCAACATTTCTTATTCAAGAGAGCTACAACATTGTAAAGCGGCTAGAGCTCTTAACAGAAAAGGAGCAACCTTTTCACGCAATTCAGCAAGTCTTCAACAAAAGATTGGACTATGTATGCAATATGTCTCTAAGAACATCTAATATCCAATGCCCAAAGAAAAAATTTACCATCAAAAGCTTCTCTTGGCATTCCAGTCGTCTCCTGAAGTATCCTTATCTGCTTCTCCTCATCATCGCCGTCCTCATTGTCATCTTCCTCCATATCATCGCCTTCATCTGATGGCACATCCTCATCCTAAAACGCAAATACGAACGTAACTCAAGGGCATCTCGAGACCAACGCAAAGGGTAGCTTCAAATATTACTAATATATCATCAATTTCTTCGCCAATGCGCACAAAAAAGCGCATATTTTTTACAGCAATAGAGCCGCAAGTTAGCAACTCCATACCAAACCACAAACGTCCAAGAGAGGAGGGTCACGCACCGCATCCGAGGCATCGCTGTCGAACTCGTACTCGTAACTGGCGACGGCGTCGTAGCGGCCGTTCttgccggcctcctcctcgggcACTCCTTCCTCGTACTCGTACACATCCTCGGCCCCCGAGTCGCCGGACCCCTCGTCGTCCTCGGAGCCCCGGGCGGGGCGGGGCCCCAGAGAGTCGATCTCGCGGCGCATCGCCGTGGGCAGGCGCGGACCGTGGCGCTGCCTCTCCCCGGGAGCGGACTTGCCGCGCGGCATGAGCGGCTTTCTCATCAGCGGAGTGAGGTGCGGCGGGTGGAGGCGTCCGGCGGAGAGAGGCAGGGACCGGCGGCGCTGTGTTTGGGCTGTGGGGGAAGGGGGTGTCTAGGGTTTATGAGAGAACGTATCCTGTACCGGCTTAGCATCGAGGTGCTTCCCTACTTCCTCCGCTTCTCAGCCATCGGATACGACATCGAGGGTCAAATACGCAGGCGGCGGCTCATTCCAAGGGAACTTCTTATCAAGACCCCTGCAAAACTCCATTCCGTTCATTTTGATCCTGCTTGAAgtatgtttgttttagttttaaatggTGAGAATTCAGTTTAGTTGGTAGAATATGTAGAAAATACTTTCTATTAAATTATggattataatattttataataCAATTAAGATTGTAATTGTGAGAATTAACTTTTATATTgtgattatttatttttacttttacttttatttttagattaaaatccataataagaataaaaaatgtCTAAGTTGCACTCTCTGTTCTAACCCAACCTTCCCAAGCTCCATGTCATTCACGTGAGGGTCTGACATGTTTCCAAGATGAGGACGAAGAGAATAAGCTGGCAAGATGTTCCGAGGGAGCTGACCCCGGTTAAAAAGATGttaagggtatgtttgttttaattttaaAGTGTGAGTAACTAATTTAGTTTATAAaatctatatattttaaattatggGATTTTATTGCTGGACCCCTTCTTCGGATCACTTGTGTAATTTATACTAGTGTCTGAATCAGTAGCTGATATGCATATATTTCCAACAGAAATAGACATCACTTGCATACAACGATTAAGTATGATATTAAGTGATAATACAGAGTTCATTATAATAAAGGCTCGTATGCGTAATTAAATAAAGACTCACAGCACACCGGAAATAACGCAAAAGTGACATATGCCCTCTAAGCaacttgagtgcagacgaaaccaacttttctattcttcacCTTCTCCTTCAACGAAGTCAGCCTCTGGATCATCGGAGTCCAcaaatagcaagagtgagtacataagatactcagcaagtcctGCCTCAAGAGGGAACATGCATCTAGGTAAATCAAGGATAAAGCTCTAAAGTCTACAGAAAGCTAAATTTTGATGCAATATTCAATTTGCAACGACCATCTTACAAGCATCTTTTAGGATAACACATGAGTAAAGCTTATGGGGGTCGTTGACCCTGGGGGAGATACTTCCATCCTATCAGTTCCCACATTTCTTTTGTCGATGGACACACAGTTCAGGATATTCAAGGCACATAGCCAACCCTTTTTGAAAGCAAGAGCACACTGCCTACTCACACGCCAAGGAGATACTCATGCCGAAAAGCTAACATTGTGATAGAATCATAGCATGTCCTTTACCGAAGACACGactatccggataggtttaacaccctgcagagattgtacacCTTACCTACAAGATATGCACAGACTCtaaccttagcaactggtgaaaCTATTATAACGAGACGCAACGATCTCACAATGTAGTCACAATATCCACACAtagggcactaagataccaggggccttaAAAGATCCACGGAaagaccacttagcaatcccaaggctatgacatagccttaacaatatcaccagccgaaCCTTGGCTACGTATTACCCAAGTCTTATCCTGGTCCctattgccactaccggcctccaagtgggtaccgaactaagttggaggggttaggtcaaattctacccattcAGGTCATGTGGTTGTATGATTGGAtgctaggtaggatgtcacagcgaaccggtccttatacgacCGGAACAAGTCTCCTAGCAAGAACACCATAAAGGCGAACATTGCTCCAAGGTACTTCTTACCTttgtggggtaccttactcacccccgCCAACAACACACTAGAGTTCTCCAGGAACATAAATCTCACACGCACACAAACCAAGCACACAACACTTTACATTTTTGAAAAggcatgattaacatatgtacATATCCTGGTTCTTTCTTTtcagcaaagcaatcctaagcattcatccaaacaatcattatagttgatattggggaccttctagggtttcaatggAATAAAGGTAATAATATCAAGGCATagcataaacaagctaggtcataactatatTAGCATATTCTTTAAAATTACAGTCATTAACCTAAGCGTGCATATCCCTATAATTTGAACAATGactctacgggttgtatttgaaaacataggatcaacatgatcaacggtgtaagacttgccttcgttgaagtcctcgtacGCTCCTTCTTTAAACTCCGGATCCTCTGGGTCTTCCTCAAACGTGCCTTCCTCTAACAAACGCAACATACGACAAAAGTGCAcacataaacaatcaatcaaatgattatattaaaaaccaattaaattacaaaaattatggaattaacatggttggatagatctcgaatttagatgaatatcggtggaagaatcgtcgaaaacggagttaggacggaggagaaacgggttTCGGAAGTTTTACTGAGAGAGaaaatcaggaaaaagaaaaatgagataaTATTACTGGAATATTCCGGTTTTGGAATCGGCTCGGCTCAGGGTCGACTCGGCTCAGTGGCTCGACTGGGCCCACCTGTCaatgagggagagaggtggTACTGTGTGGATAGGGGAAAAAGAAGTGGCACTGTTCATATTTATAGGAGGGGCGACGGCGGCCGCGCAGGGCGCGAGATGAGACGAGGCGTGGGGCGCGACGGGGCGGCGCAGGGCGCGAGGAAGTGGTGTGGGGTAAAAGGTTTGCTTGCAACGCACGGCAATGGGATGGCATGGCGCGGCGCAGCGCAAAGCAAGAGCGGTGCCGGgtcacggggagagagagagaaggagagtgagagggatattattattattttattttattttgaatccTTCTGAGAGAACACGGGTGTGACAAACATACTCCATTGAGAAAaatctcgtcctcgagattTAAGGTTCTTCTTCGAAGAGATAGGGGAACTCCTTTCTAAGATCATCTTCACACTTCTAGGTAGCTTCAACCTCAATGTGGTTGCTCCACTGCACCTGACAGAATTTGACCACTGACCTTCTGGTTTATCATTCTGTTGtatctaatatttttattggcCTCTCTTGGTACCGTAGGTCTGGTTGAAGGTCCATCACTTCTAACGGTACTTGTTCTTCAGGAATCCTTAGGCACTTTTCAACTGCAATATATGGAAGACATTGTGCATGACTATCATTTCTTCTGGGAGTTCAAGACGATATGTCACGGCACCTATCCTGTTTAGTATCTTGTAAGGTCCAATGTACCGAGGTGCTAGTTTACCTCGAATCTGAAATCTTCGTATGCCTCTTATCGGTGATACCTTCAGATATACATGATCTCCTACCTCGAACTCAAGATTccttctcctagtgttggcatagctcttttgtctgcTTTGAGCTGCCTTTAGATTTTCCTTTACTCTAGCTATATGCTCTTCAGCTTCCTTTATCAGAGCTGGTCCGTAGAGACAGCGTTCTTCGACTTCAGACCACATAAGAGAGGTTCTGCATTTTTCTCCCGTATAATGCCTCGAAGGGTGACATCTTCAGACTTGTCTAATAGCTGTTGTTATGGGAGAACTCCGCATAAGATAAACTTTTATCCCAATCTTTCTCATacgtgagcacacaagctcttAGCATATCTTCTAGGATTTGGTTCACTCTTTCTGTCTGAAAATCGGTCTGTGGGTGATAGGCTGAGCTATAATCCAGCTTGGTCCCTAGGGTGGCATGTAGGCTTTTTTAGAATCTTGCGATGAATTGAGGACCAAGGTCTGATACAATTCTACTTGGGATACCATGAAGTTTGAGGATATTGTCAACATACAACTGTGCTAGCTTGTCTCCTCCATAAGTTATTCTTACTGGTATAAAATGAGCTACCTTGGTCAGACGGtctactatgacccatatggaatcatgtTCTCTCTAAATACGGGGTAATCCAACAACAAAGTCCATCCCGATTTCATCCCACTTTCAAACTAGGATAGAGAGTGGTTGCAGCAATCCTACTGGCTTCTGATATTCTTCCTTAACTCCCTGGCATATGTCACAACATGCAACAAATTTAGCAATGTCCTTCTTCATTCCTGACCActagtttttctcttttaaGTCTAGGAACATCTTTGTCGATCCAGAGTGAATTGAATAGGCGGAATTATGGGCTTCGTCCATAATGAGTTTCCCAAACTCTTCTTTCTTAGGAACACAGATCCTATCCTTGTACCATAAAGTTCCTTAGTCATCTACTCGAAATCCAGGTGCCTTACTCTCTCTGGTTTAGATCTTAATTTTCTGtagctcttcatcttcttcctgagcttctcggagttggtcCTCTAAGGTGGGTTGGACAATCAAGGTATTGACACAACCTTCATTAACTGTTTGGAGGTTTAGTTGTTGAATTTCCTCAAGTAGCTCTGgtctttgtttttgaattttgaggttGCAGAAATGAGCCTTCTTGCTAAGAGCATCTGCTATGACATTGGCCTTGCTCGGATGATACTGGATATCCAGGTTATAGTCCTTTATTAATTCCAACTATCTTCTTTGTCTCAGATTCAAGTCTGattgggtgaagatatactttaaaCTCTTATAATTCATGAATATCTCATACTTATTTCCAATTAAATAGCGTCTCCAAAGATTAAGGGCATGCACCATGGCTGCTAGTTCCAAATCATGGGTTAggtagttcttctcatgctctttcAACTGTCTGGATACGTAGGCAACTACTTTACCATCTTGTATTAGGACACATCCTAATTCTTGCTTAGAGGCATCACATAATATCATGAAATCCTTGTGAATATCTAGCAAGGTTAACACTAGGGCTGTGATTAGTCTATCTTTTAGTTCTTGGAAGCTCTTCTCACAAGCCCTTGTCCATTGAAAGGGTTTTTCCTTTTGGGTCAGTTCAGTCATAGGTTTTGCTATTTTtgagaacccttctatgaatCTTCGGTAGTATCCCGCCAATCCAAGGAAACTTCTGATTTTTGTCACGTTAGTTGGCGATTTCCAATCCACGACTGCTTTGACTTTAGCAGGATCCACTGTCACTCCTTCTTCTGTTATGACGTGTCCAAGGAAAGCAACTCCTtttagccaaaattcacactTGTTAAATTTGGCATAAAGCTCATGGGCTCTTAACTTCCAAGACTATTCTTAGGTGTTGTTCGTGCTCTTTAGCACTTTGAGAGTAGATGAGTATATCGTCAATAAAGATTACGACAAACTTATCTAACTCTTTCATaaataccttgttcatcaaaCTCATAAAGTAAGTGGGAGCATTGGTTAATCCAAAGGACATTACTATGAACTCGTATTGTCCATACCGAGTTACACAGGCTGTTTTGGGTATGTCACTTTCTCGAACCTTCAGCTGGTAATACCATGATCTTaggtcaatcttggagaagaattTGGCTCCTTGTAACTGATCGGAAAGGTCATCGATCCTAGGCAgtgggtttttttttattgttactCCATTCAAGGCTCGATAGTCTACACACATTCTAAGACTATCTTTCTTTTTTACAAACAAGACCAGCGATCCCCATGGAGATGAACTAGGTCTGATATATCTTTTCTCTTGTAACTCTCCTAGTTGCTTATTTAACTCTACTAGTTCATTTGCTGCCATTCGATAGGGTCTCTTGGCTATTGAGGATGTTCCAGGGATAAGATCTATGATGAATTCTATTTCTCGGTCAGGTGGCATTCCTGGTAGTTTCTCTCGGAACACATCTGGATATTCCTTTACTGTGGGCATTTCATCCAGAGTTGTGGCTTCCAAGTTACACAACATAGGACTGGGTTTAGGTCCTTTAGGCTGGCATTCCACTTTAATGCCGTTGCGGTTAACTAGGCTGACCTTTCGGGTGCCACAAGCTATGTTGCCTTAACGCTTGGCTAACCAATACATTCCAAAGATAATATCTATTCCATCAGATTGGAGAACTACTAAGTTCgctaggaactctaccccacttattATGATTTTAGCCTAGGAACATCCTAATAGGCACTTGATTTCTGCTCTGGGGGAGCGTATCATAAggaggtttttaagaaaaacagCTGGAATTCTATGCTTAGCAACAAACtttgatgatatgaatgaatgtgAAGCTCCGGAATTAAATAGTACtgttgtttgagttgaattgaCAATGAACTCACTGAATACGACGCCTGGTGCTTCCTGGGCATCAATGTGGTTGATGTGGCCTCTCCAAAAGGATTGTGTGGTCTTCTTCTGCTGTCCCAAGGCTTGCGATCCACCACGTCCAACTCCTGATGCTGCTGTCCTGGCACTTGCTGCGGAGTTTGTTGGAGCTCGTGCTGCAGTGTGGTTCTTGTGTAGGCAGTTAGCTATCATATGTCTGGCTTCCCTACAGTGTGGTTCTTGTGTAGGCAGACTCTATCTTTATTCCTTTTGGTCACCTAGGCAACACTGCCATTACTGTTCAGCTGACTTGCTGAATTCTGGCTGCAGTAAGCTGAAGTTGTTGGTTGGTTGTATCCTTGAGACCGATGCTGCATAATTAGTTAGTATTTTGGCTTTTGGTAGTTGTTAGGTCTGAGCCGTGTGAATCTTTCCTGCATCCTATGCATATGTGCCATGAACTTGCGTTTTCGGTTATTGTTCTCCTTCAGTTTTGGCTTCCTCTACGATGATGGTTCGATTCATCATCGTGTTGAAGTCCGGGTAAGTGCTGGTAGACAAGTGCGTCTTCAGAATACCATGCAGTCCGCTTCTGAAATGGTCATGCTTCTTCTTGTCTGTATTTACATCTTTTGGGGCATAATGAGAGAGCTTAATGAATTTGCGAATGTGATGATTTACGGTCATGGCCCCTTGCTTCAAGTCACGAAACTCTGCTGCCTTCATCTCTATGATTCCTTCTAGGATGTGATACCTCCTAAACTCCTCTTTAATTGCTTTCAGGTGATAGCATTGCTTTCAGGTGAGATGCCAAAAGAACCTTTTCACGGTCACTGGGATTTATGACATCTAGCTTCCTGTTGATGGCCCTTAGCCAATCATCTGCTGCTAGTGGGTCATCTTTCGTATGATCTAAGGTGGCTGGTCTGAGTCTAATGAACTCGGTCATCTTGGACTGTGGCCCTTGTCCATGTCCACGGTTACCTTGTATTCCTTGTGATACGG
The nucleotide sequence above comes from Phragmites australis chromosome 4, lpPhrAust1.1, whole genome shotgun sequence. Encoded proteins:
- the LOC133916132 gene encoding blue-light photoreceptor PHR2-like, translating into MAAASDCDAGAGAQQRDDPNLLPFASFSLSLSVRVPAVPAVASTIHLPTQISTLAVCLHPSSAAAPSSSRRSTRLNSAASSVLSPLPASTPGLSHSFPSGAPAAAGRRRTLVWFRADLRLHDHEPLHAAAGASSSLLPVFVFDPRDFGKSPSGFDRTGPYRANFLLDSVADLRRSLRARGGDLVIRVGRPEVVIPELARAAGAEAVYAHGEVSRDDCRAEESVRKAAEKEGVDVKYFWGSTLYHVEDLPFRLEDMPSNYGGFREAVKGLEVRKVLEAPEEIKCVPMKNVLDPGDIPTLSELGLTAPPAMAQDSKPAVGSTLIGGEAEALERLKKFAAECCMQSNKADKDSTRDSIYGANFSCKISPWLATGCLSPRFMYEELKKHATRAIPSGAAPKNGDGTSDAGTNWLMFELLWRDFFRFVTKKYSSAQKTSEVATGCTPAPALA
- the LOC133916131 gene encoding uncharacterized protein C57A7.06, which gives rise to MRKPLMPRGKSAPGERQRHGPRLPTAMRREIDSLGPRPARGSEDDEGSGDSGAEDVYEYEEGVPEEEAGKNGRYDAVASYEYEFDSDASDADEDVPSDEGDDMEEDDNEDGDDEEKQIRILQETTGMPREAFDGNKKKKQSLELPVQPGYGDGPVTINDLLDNIQGKSGYSKIRKRLQQQEKKQMVVPAPLPKVERDKLDRKVTYKLSSAEVTRWEGLVTRNRQAPTLYFENDVNLGVNTVGAIASDFKPRTKFEKAMAEIVYSREMMEAHKNDGAKILELNKIDVEDVRERQNRLAKMRSLLFRHEMKAKRVKKIKSRTYHRMLKKDKLKAASADLDADPEAVKDYARKQEFKRAEERMTLKHKNTSKWAKRILKRGLSVQDEGTRAAITAQLQQNTLLTRKMNSMKDDSSSSEESSDDDEDGNESEAKLLNKGKAKILKVLEEDDEIPKSGVFSLPFMERAMKKHEEATYEEARQALEEYDESLRKLEDDNTEQNEDSIKVTGKRTFGPVKNTHEEVNKRPKLEDTDNHSDSEYDSDSAQHLGNNEVIKKQDDIQLGTALLDDEPQNDLFVSFNDITENPGPKTTFEVGMFADNSWKKVKSSKGNDNSNINGITNKSKSQVPSIVDRNPKQQDHNSDSELEEEMVEGFLTISDTKETYELPPQADLIRQAFAGDDVEAEFEKDKMEVLNEENPEPEKPALVPGWGQWTDIQKKKGLPSWMVKEHEIAKRNREEALKRRKDSKLKHVIISEHVDKKAEKLLVRNLPFPYTSKDVYEQSIRMPIGPDFNPAISVSALNRPAIVKKPGVIIKPIQYEEVDPHEKPDEPKRIIQRSAPNPNAKKTSARQAKGARSHKIKR